From Drosophila suzukii chromosome 2R, CBGP_Dsuzu_IsoJpt1.0, whole genome shotgun sequence, a single genomic window includes:
- the Drep2 gene encoding uncharacterized protein Drep2 encodes MAREESRGKRPLKIWDSWRNVRKGVVVGTFEELLVRGKDKLGVPASEPVRVVLECDGTQIEDGEYFRTLANNTVLLLLRQGERWYPTGVDVIKAAISAIPKIVCETIHALELHDETPSWKIMDNKGRVTVVLHWDQRQGGGSGGGGSGGAGGGVGSMCSGLGSSNGLLSSDKYSPSKKGLSAQSSLDNKSVSSQSSQPRYASPQITVISDDGPASIYHPGGVVLPPGVVIPGGSRRLSKQGSSFDSTVGVGVGAVHVHTPECAHHAHTPSRAGSPSTTECDFHCCALHEEGRKIAVHKSVATSPIQDGSSSPQPQSAPSVMDPMLGGSGSSGGGSGSMQRRSSGAKGHVRFLDIAPERDSSESETENTVMEDDKTTTEKFLLLIDQLSVDQKRHLSIKDIGIILERLNSKILDVERLDRESESDDCYNWTIKATIRGDALRELGVIYNGNYYAISEHPGYKEELEENGEEVEEEEEEDEEDRI; translated from the exons GAGTCTCGCGGCAAGAGACCACTGAAAATCTGGGACAGCTGGCGGAATGTGCGCAAGGGCGTCGTAGTTGGGACCTTCGAGGAGCTCTTGGTCCGCGGCAAGGATAAGCTGGGGGTTCCTGCTTCAGAACCGGTGCGCGTTGTTCTGGAGTGTGATGGAACCCAAATCGAGGATGGCGAATACTTTCGCACCCTGGCCAACAATAcggtgctgctgctgttgaggCAGGGCGAGCGCTGGTATCCCACTGGCGTCGATGTCATAAAGGCTG CCATATCAGCTATTCCGAAAATCGTCTGTGAGACGATCCATGCGCTGGAGTTGCATGATGAGACACCGTCGTGGAAGATCATGGATAACAAAGGGCGTGTCACGGTCGTCCTGCACTGGGATCAGCGGCAGGGCGGAGGAAGCGGCGGTGGTGGGAGTGGTGGCGCCGGCGGCGGAGTGGGGAGCATGTGCTCCGGCCTGGGCAGCAGCAATGGCCTGCTGTCGTCCGACAAGTATTCGCCCTCGAAGAAGGGCCTCTCCGCGCAGAGTTCGCTGGACAACAAGTCGGTGTCATCGCAGTCCTCCCAGCCGCGCTATGCCAGCCCCCAAATAACGGTGATCAGCGACGACGGACCGGCGAGCATATACCATCCCGGTGGCGTTGTCCTGCCGCCAGGAGTTGTGATACCCGGCGGCAGCAGGCGGCTCTCCAAGCAGGGCAGCTCCTTCGACAGCACCGTGGGCGTGGGCGTTGGAGCGGTACATGTGCATACGCCGGAATGCGCCCACCACGCCCACACGCCCAGCAGGGCGGGCAGTCCCAGCACCACGGAGTGCGACTTCCACTGCTGTGCCCTGCACGAGGAGGGGCGCAAGATCGCCGTGCACAAGAGCGTGGCCACGTCGCCCATCCAGGACGGTAGCAGCAGTCCCCAGCCGCAGTCGGCACCATCGGTTATGGATCCTATGCTCGGCGGCAGTggcagcagcggcggcggaAGCGGCAGCATGCAGCGCCGTTCGTCGGGCGCCAAGGGACATGTGCGATTCCTGGACATCGCTCCGGAGCGGGATAGCTCCGAGAGCGAGACGGAGAACACGGTGATGGAGGACGACAAGACGACGACGGAGAAGTTTCTGCTGCTGATCGACCAGCTGTCGGTGGACCAGAAGCGCCACCTCAGCATCAAGGACATCGGCATCATACTGGAACGCCTCAACTCCAAGATCCTCGACGTGGAGCGATTGgatcgcgagtccgagtcggaCGATTGCTACAACTGGACGATAAAGGCGACAATACGCGGCGATGCGCTGCGCGAACTGGGCGTCATTTACAATGGCAACTACTATGCCATCTCCGAGCATCCCGGCTACAAGGAGGAGCTGGAGGAGAACGGCGAGGAGgtcgaggaggaggaggaggaggacgaggagGACAGAATTTAG